The genome window TAAAATATACTAATTTTCAATCAATAATAATAGTGAATTTTATGCAATTTAGAGTCGCTCGACATATCAATCAACTCAAAGAAATAAAAGATTTCTATATTAAAGTTTTGAATTTTGAAATCCTTGGAGAATTTCAAAATCACAATGGTTATGATGGTATTTTTATTGGAAAACCAGATTTAAGCTGGCATTTAGAATTTACAACAACTCACGAAAATATCGATCATCACTTTGATGAG of Empedobacter falsenii contains these proteins:
- a CDS encoding VOC family protein is translated as MQFRVARHINQLKEIKDFYIKVLNFEILGEFQNHNGYDGIFIGKPDLSWHLEFTTTHENIDHHFDEDDCLVFYPTTQQEYDEIIERLELHHIKPIKSKNPYWNDNGISFLDPDGFVVIVSSIRIK